GTGCGCGCCACCGACATGAGGGCGCCGGCCCGACTGCCCGACGGCGTTCAGTTCATGAAGGCCGATCTGCGCAACCGCGACGACGTGACGCCGCTTCTTGAAGGGGTCGACCGCATCTTTCATGTTGCCGGCATCTGCAATCTGAGCACGCCTTATGAGAAGCTCAGACCTGTAAACGTTCATGCCGTCGATGTCATCACCGAGCTCGCCATGAAAAGGCAGGTGCGGCGTTTTGTGCATATGAGTTCGAGCAGCGTTTATGGACTGTATAACGGTACTGCCTTCTCTGAAGAGGCGCCCTGTCGTCCCGCCGATAGCTACGGACAGAGCAAGTTCGACGGTGAATCGATTGTGCGTCGACGCATGGCCGAAGGACTGCAGGCCGTAATCCTGCGTCCCTGTACGGTCTACGGGCCTGGATGCAACGATGGCGCGGGCAAGGTATTCTCTCGTCCCTCTGACATTCCAGGAATTCCAGGAAACGGCAAGCAGAAACTGGCAAACGTTCGCGTCGAAGACGTGAGCAACGCGGCCATCTTTCTCTCTCAGCGAGACGATGCGGCCGGGCACATTTTCAACGTATCTGACGATTCGTCCCCCACGCTTGAAGAGGCGCTACGCCTTTCGGCTCAGGTATTCCGGTCCAGGATCAAACCCATACATGTTCCGCTGGCACTGTTAAAGATCGTCGCCCGCGTTGAAGGGGTCATTGCGGCTCTTCGTGGTAAGATTCCCGATCTCGAGCTGGAAGCCGTTAAATACCTCTATTCTGATTATATAATGGATAACTCTAAACTAAAAAAACACGGATACAAACTATTGTTCCCTGCATTCGATACGTCGATGCAGGAACTGGGGGAGAGATTAAAATGAAAAAGGTCATCGTGATCAGCGGAATCGGCCAGGGGATGGGAAGAGAAGTCGCCCTGCTCCTATCTAAGCGGGATTATATACTGTGCGGTTTTGATATCGACGCCGAAGCGATCCGCACATTAGGCGAAGAGCTTACCGCTCAGAAAGTCGAGCATCTGCTTGAGAGTTTTGATATCACCGACGCGAAGCGGCTTCAGAAGTTCCGCGATAGCG
This region of Leptonema illini DSM 21528 genomic DNA includes:
- a CDS encoding NAD-dependent epimerase/dehydratase family protein, translating into MKYDKITLVTGAGGFIGSHIVSLLADSGITVRATDMRAPARLPDGVQFMKADLRNRDDVTPLLEGVDRIFHVAGICNLSTPYEKLRPVNVHAVDVITELAMKRQVRRFVHMSSSSVYGLYNGTAFSEEAPCRPADSYGQSKFDGESIVRRRMAEGLQAVILRPCTVYGPGCNDGAGKVFSRPSDIPGIPGNGKQKLANVRVEDVSNAAIFLSQRDDAAGHIFNVSDDSSPTLEEALRLSAQVFRSRIKPIHVPLALLKIVARVEGVIAALRGKIPDLELEAVKYLYSDYIMDNSKLKKHGYKLLFPAFDTSMQELGERLK